The proteins below come from a single Chitinophaga pinensis DSM 2588 genomic window:
- a CDS encoding 2-phosphosulfolactate phosphatase — protein sequence MGEQKPGLEVCLSPALLHLYDVKNSIVVIIDVLRATSTICTVLYNGASRVIPVATVPECVSIGAQLGENAITAGERDGKIAEGLLHGNSPFEYPREFIQDKTLVLTTTNGTKLLHMAKDAIAIITGSFPNISAVCDYLVAQGKPVILGCAAWKDRVNMEDTLFAGAVVNRIKDHFTVDCDSAVAAEALYITSKDNIHEVMKQASHYKRLAKFGLEKDIRYCLTPDGANVLPIYRNGELVAAE from the coding sequence ATGGGAGAGCAGAAACCAGGACTGGAAGTGTGTTTATCACCGGCTTTATTGCATTTGTACGATGTGAAGAACAGTATTGTGGTGATTATTGACGTATTGAGAGCTACGTCTACAATTTGTACGGTATTGTATAATGGCGCGAGCCGTGTAATACCGGTAGCCACTGTACCGGAATGTGTCAGCATTGGCGCACAGCTGGGAGAGAATGCCATTACTGCCGGAGAAAGAGACGGAAAGATTGCGGAAGGTCTGCTGCACGGAAACTCCCCTTTTGAATACCCCAGAGAGTTTATACAGGATAAAACGCTGGTACTGACCACTACAAATGGTACCAAGCTGTTGCATATGGCAAAAGATGCCATAGCTATCATCACTGGATCCTTTCCAAACATTTCTGCTGTTTGTGATTACCTTGTTGCCCAGGGCAAACCAGTCATTCTTGGTTGCGCTGCCTGGAAAGACCGCGTTAATATGGAGGATACTTTATTCGCCGGAGCGGTGGTAAACCGTATCAAGGATCATTTTACGGTGGATTGTGATTCTGCTGTCGCAGCAGAGGCACTTTACATTACTTCAAAAGACAATATCCACGAAGTAATGAAGCAGGCATCCCACTACAAACGTCTCGCAAAATTTGGTCTGGAGAAGGATATCCGGTACTGTCTGACCCCGGATGGCGCCAATGTGCTGCCTATTTACCGGAATGGAGAGCTTGTAGCTGCGGAATAG
- a CDS encoding DEAD/DEAH box helicase → MSLPQLLKYVYNNGTDEVIRRGKRIFATGGVELLEADPVLKSATFRVKSDTHANYYRVSISKYHETSNMSVRCQCPYNLGDICRHEAAAMFQLQEMLDKNHFESYDTQYNQQHTLVKMKFIDLKSLKLLTSNEIFAEAEKMAKPAKAFKIASAKDEKVEATLKYEGQEYPMIIQRNEERFFDTACNCDETEHAICKHKTALFLNLLNNHGPYYFDTLRNWDKEKNKLLALYGYSLDDNLEGKFTFTYMEGKPYLRVLDPAIKRVDGVAISKQAAAAAPPPPTEETNTITQRIGVVFNANEPLYPFFRIDLVSGEVNDEQREFVSLVNKLDLTKYVDFYLYKESDRDLITPVRKVQGMEVSKFLSKNSPFAGIWENITHDHNESDLPTETKELMLEYLHPKLAKLFPQMAAHGLLFLLPNRQQFKTKNLQQIHLAGDRLQPVFKTHTLNDAIEVTCHLEIEGELVNVSENEWDSSILFLKNKVLYLFENPQDALHIELFRESGKIRIPADQWSTYLQDYLLPLSKQYQIQFDNSLLAEVDDILPECRVFLREVGETFIIQPGFAYHGQEVEWNDDGKITVQEGNKVLIIHRNKEAEQQFVEKLSGLHTNFSQPNTNNYFYLKAKEALKNNWFFLFFDTLKEMNVRVFGFENLKNFKFSAHKPVTNLQISSGIDWFDAQIEVTYGDQKVSIREIKQALAGKQNYVQLADGSLGLLPEEWLKKYSLLFKIGEEKDKGALKLSKYNFSVIDELYEFIDDEAVLMELEQKRRKLLQFDEIRNISLPHNLHATLRPYQESGFQWLNYLDEVKWGGILADDMGLGKTIQALTFIQHYKNKHDDKCLALVVCPTTLIYNWENEIRKFTPSMTYHIHHGPTRLKTAEELMKFDILITTYGTLRSDVQTLMKLDLDYVVLDESQAIKNPQSKVTKAAQLLNTRNKLALSGTPMQNNTFDIYAQMNFLNPGMLGSVDFFRNEFATPIDKFQDEERKDHLRKLIYPFILRRTKEQVAKELPEKIETVIFCEMDAEQRHIYDAYRNSYRSKILGVIEDQGMERSQLTILQGLMKLRQICDSPAILNEAEQYPNHSVKLHELTREMSENISNHKVLIFSQFLGMLGLIREKLQHMKVPFEYFDGSTSATERERAIQNFQTNDDCRVFLISLKAGGVGLNLTAADYVYIVDPWWNPAVEQQAIDRTHRIGQTKNIFAYRMICKDTVEEKILQLQERKKSLVKEIIADDSGFVKKLTKEDVLYLFS, encoded by the coding sequence ATGTCGCTGCCCCAGTTGCTTAAATACGTTTATAATAACGGAACCGATGAGGTGATCCGTAGGGGGAAGCGCATCTTTGCGACTGGTGGTGTGGAATTGTTAGAAGCTGATCCGGTTTTGAAATCAGCCACGTTCCGGGTAAAGAGCGATACCCATGCGAATTATTATCGCGTTTCAATCAGCAAATATCACGAGACGAGCAATATGTCCGTCCGTTGTCAATGTCCTTACAACCTGGGAGACATCTGCAGGCATGAAGCCGCAGCCATGTTCCAGTTGCAGGAAATGCTGGACAAAAATCACTTCGAAAGCTACGATACGCAATATAACCAGCAACATACGCTGGTAAAGATGAAGTTTATTGATCTGAAATCGCTTAAACTGCTGACTTCCAACGAAATATTTGCGGAAGCAGAGAAAATGGCCAAACCGGCTAAAGCGTTTAAGATCGCATCCGCCAAGGATGAAAAGGTGGAAGCCACACTCAAATATGAAGGGCAGGAATATCCGATGATCATACAGCGGAATGAAGAACGCTTTTTCGATACCGCCTGTAACTGTGATGAAACAGAGCATGCCATCTGTAAACACAAGACAGCCCTGTTTCTCAATCTTTTAAATAATCACGGTCCATATTATTTCGATACCCTGCGTAACTGGGACAAGGAAAAGAATAAACTGCTTGCCTTGTACGGGTACTCACTGGATGATAACCTGGAAGGAAAATTTACTTTCACCTACATGGAGGGGAAACCCTACCTGCGTGTACTGGATCCCGCCATCAAAAGAGTGGATGGTGTGGCGATCAGCAAACAGGCAGCTGCTGCGGCTCCTCCCCCTCCAACGGAAGAAACGAATACTATTACCCAGCGTATCGGGGTAGTTTTCAATGCTAACGAACCACTATATCCGTTCTTCCGGATCGACCTGGTAAGTGGTGAAGTAAATGATGAACAACGTGAATTTGTATCATTAGTCAATAAACTGGATCTGACCAAGTATGTTGACTTCTATTTATATAAAGAATCTGACCGTGACCTGATCACGCCTGTGCGTAAGGTACAGGGTATGGAGGTTAGTAAATTCCTTAGTAAGAACTCCCCTTTTGCGGGTATCTGGGAGAATATCACACATGACCATAACGAATCTGACCTGCCAACAGAAACCAAGGAACTGATGCTGGAATACCTGCATCCGAAACTGGCGAAGCTGTTTCCGCAGATGGCAGCGCACGGTTTGTTATTTCTCCTGCCTAACAGACAACAATTCAAGACCAAAAATCTTCAGCAGATACACCTGGCCGGTGACAGATTACAGCCTGTGTTTAAAACACATACCCTGAATGATGCCATCGAGGTGACCTGTCATCTGGAGATCGAAGGTGAACTGGTAAATGTGTCTGAAAATGAATGGGATAGCTCTATCCTCTTCCTGAAGAACAAGGTGTTATACCTTTTCGAAAATCCACAGGATGCACTGCATATCGAATTATTCCGCGAAAGCGGTAAAATCCGTATCCCTGCCGATCAGTGGAGCACTTATTTACAGGATTATCTCTTACCGCTGAGCAAACAGTATCAGATACAGTTTGATAATTCGCTGCTGGCGGAAGTAGATGATATATTACCGGAATGCAGGGTGTTCCTGCGTGAGGTAGGCGAGACATTTATTATCCAACCAGGATTTGCTTACCATGGACAGGAAGTTGAATGGAATGATGACGGTAAGATCACGGTACAGGAGGGTAATAAGGTCCTGATCATCCACAGAAACAAGGAAGCCGAACAGCAATTCGTAGAAAAGCTGAGCGGACTGCATACCAACTTCTCACAGCCCAATACCAATAACTATTTCTACCTGAAGGCAAAAGAAGCGTTGAAGAACAACTGGTTCTTCCTTTTCTTCGATACCCTGAAGGAAATGAATGTGCGTGTATTCGGTTTTGAGAACCTGAAAAACTTTAAGTTCAGCGCTCATAAACCAGTTACCAATCTGCAGATCAGTTCCGGTATTGACTGGTTTGATGCGCAGATCGAAGTGACTTATGGCGATCAGAAAGTAAGTATCAGGGAAATCAAGCAGGCGCTGGCAGGTAAACAGAACTATGTGCAACTGGCTGACGGTTCACTTGGGCTGCTGCCGGAAGAGTGGCTGAAGAAATACTCCCTGTTATTCAAGATCGGGGAAGAAAAAGACAAAGGTGCGCTGAAGCTGAGCAAGTATAATTTCAGCGTGATCGATGAACTGTATGAGTTTATTGACGATGAGGCGGTATTGATGGAACTGGAACAGAAGCGTCGTAAGCTGCTTCAGTTTGACGAGATCCGCAATATATCGTTGCCGCATAACCTCCATGCTACTCTCCGTCCTTACCAGGAAAGTGGTTTCCAGTGGCTGAACTACCTTGATGAAGTGAAGTGGGGAGGTATCCTGGCCGATGATATGGGTCTTGGTAAGACAATTCAGGCGCTGACATTCATCCAGCATTATAAGAATAAGCACGATGATAAATGTCTGGCGCTGGTAGTATGTCCTACGACGCTGATCTATAACTGGGAAAATGAGATCCGCAAGTTTACGCCGAGTATGACGTATCATATTCATCACGGTCCTACCCGTCTGAAAACAGCGGAAGAACTGATGAAGTTTGATATCCTGATCACTACATATGGTACACTACGTAGTGATGTACAGACGCTGATGAAACTGGATCTGGATTATGTGGTACTGGATGAATCGCAGGCGATCAAAAACCCGCAGAGTAAAGTAACCAAAGCGGCGCAATTGCTGAATACCAGGAACAAACTGGCATTGAGTGGTACGCCGATGCAGAATAATACATTTGATATCTACGCGCAGATGAACTTCCTGAACCCGGGTATGCTGGGTAGTGTGGACTTCTTCCGTAATGAATTTGCTACGCCGATAGACAAATTCCAGGATGAAGAACGTAAGGACCATTTGCGTAAGCTGATCTATCCGTTTATCCTGCGCCGTACGAAAGAGCAGGTGGCAAAAGAACTGCCTGAGAAGATCGAAACTGTGATCTTCTGTGAAATGGATGCGGAACAGCGGCATATCTATGACGCATATCGTAACTCTTACCGCTCCAAGATCCTGGGTGTTATTGAAGATCAGGGTATGGAACGTTCGCAGCTGACGATCCTCCAGGGTCTGATGAAACTGCGCCAGATCTGTGACTCTCCGGCCATCCTGAATGAGGCGGAACAGTATCCGAACCATTCTGTGAAGCTGCATGAGCTGACCCGTGAGATGAGTGAGAATATCAGTAACCATAAGGTGTTGATCTTCTCCCAGTTCCTCGGTATGTTGGGGCTGATCCGTGAGAAACTGCAACATATGAAGGTGCCGTTTGAGTATTTTGATGGTAGTACTTCCGCTACTGAGCGTGAACGCGCGATTCAGAATTTCCAGACCAATGATGACTGCAGGGTATTCCTGATCTCGCTGAAAGCGGGGGGGGTGGGTCTGAACCTGACGGCGGCGGACTATGTATATATCGTTGATCCATGGTGGAACCCGGCAGTAGAGCAACAGGCGATTGACCGTACCCACCGTATTGGTCAGACGAAAAACATCTTCGCCTACAGGATGATCTGTAAAGATACAGTAGAGGAAAAGATCCTGCAATTACAGGAGCGTAAGAAATCACTGGTTAAAGAGATCATTGCAGATGATTCCGGATTTGTGAAGAAACTGACGAAAGAGGATGTATTGTATCTCTTCAGTTAG
- a CDS encoding SRPBCC family protein, whose protein sequence is MPTIHVTTVIYAPLERVFDLSRSITVHKRSMSHMQEAAIKGRSNGLIEKDETVTWQAKHLGKLRQLTTRITEMRKKEYFCDEMVAGDFTYMKHEHHFKEIGNGTVAIDIMEFGLPYGWFGRLLERFYVHKYMTELLRIRNSVIKDYAESEKWRVILD, encoded by the coding sequence ATGCCGACAATTCATGTCACAACCGTAATTTATGCTCCTCTGGAGCGGGTCTTTGACCTGAGCCGGAGTATAACTGTGCATAAGCGCAGTATGTCGCATATGCAGGAAGCAGCAATCAAAGGCCGTTCAAACGGACTCATAGAGAAGGATGAAACGGTAACCTGGCAGGCTAAACACCTGGGTAAGCTGCGTCAGCTAACCACCCGTATCACAGAAATGCGTAAAAAAGAGTATTTCTGCGATGAAATGGTGGCTGGTGATTTTACCTATATGAAACATGAGCATCACTTTAAGGAGATAGGGAATGGTACAGTAGCAATTGACATCATGGAATTTGGTTTGCCATATGGCTGGTTCGGAAGATTGTTAGAAAGGTTTTATGTGCATAAGTATATGACCGAACTATTAAGAATACGGAACAGCGTAATAAAAGATTATGCGGAGAGTGAAAAGTGGAGAGTAATATTAGATTAA